A single Agromyces sp. CF514 DNA region contains:
- a CDS encoding serine protein kinase RIO encodes MTFLSSLDDTAAPSIAASSPSTLAFQTAEPGEGQRWSTWPATTPSERGPMPRPDWLVTSAAAIDTELGVVKTGKEGDVFLIERAIPDAAADVPGNSVVLAAKRYRSSEHSDFHRSSIYTEGRGLRRTRDVRAVAKGTSFGRAVARVQWANAEFEALCRLTELGAAVPYPVQVGETEVLMEFIGDGRVAAPRLAQVRAAPDELRDLFHQVVEFMHVLASNGLAHGDLSPYNLLVHHGRVVAIDLPQVVDLVSNPQGLDLLHRDCVNVCDWFTRQRLECDAEQLFGELVAVIW; translated from the coding sequence GTGACCTTCCTCTCGTCTCTCGACGACACCGCCGCACCTTCGATCGCGGCATCCTCACCGTCCACCCTCGCCTTCCAGACCGCTGAGCCCGGCGAGGGCCAACGCTGGTCCACCTGGCCGGCGACCACCCCCAGCGAGCGCGGCCCCATGCCGCGACCCGACTGGCTCGTCACCTCGGCTGCGGCGATCGACACCGAACTCGGCGTCGTGAAGACCGGCAAGGAGGGCGACGTGTTCCTCATCGAGCGGGCGATCCCGGATGCCGCGGCCGACGTGCCGGGCAACTCCGTCGTGCTCGCGGCGAAGCGCTACCGCTCGAGCGAGCACTCCGACTTCCATCGTTCGAGCATCTATACCGAGGGCCGCGGCCTCAGGCGCACGCGCGACGTGCGCGCCGTGGCTAAGGGCACCTCGTTCGGTCGCGCCGTCGCCCGCGTGCAGTGGGCGAACGCCGAGTTCGAGGCGCTGTGCCGCCTCACCGAGCTCGGCGCGGCCGTGCCGTACCCCGTGCAGGTCGGCGAGACCGAGGTGCTCATGGAGTTCATCGGCGACGGCCGCGTCGCCGCGCCCCGCCTCGCCCAGGTCCGGGCCGCGCCCGACGAGCTCCGCGACCTGTTCCACCAGGTCGTCGAGTTCATGCACGTGCTCGCCTCGAACGGGCTCGCCCACGGCGACCTCTCGCCGTACAACCTGCTCGTGCACCACGGCCGCGTCGTCGCGATCGACCTGCCCCAGGTGGTCGACCTCGTCTCGAACCCGCAGGGGCTCGACCTGCTGCACCGCGACTGCGTGAACGTCTGCGACTGGTTCACCAGGCAGCGCCTCGAGTGCGACGCCGAGCAGTTGTTCGGCGAGCTGGTCGCGGTGATCTGGTGA
- a CDS encoding sulfite exporter TauE/SafE family protein, translating into MNPLEFLLLVAGGAVAGSINAVVGSGSLVTFPLLIAFGYPPVLANVTNNVGVLPASLAATHANRHEFAGEWRRLGSLLCFSAAGGVTGALLLLRLPSEAFDAIVPALIALALLLVVSGPWIKRWTTRLHGEAGHRDHPGATAAVAGLTAIYGGYFGAAQGVLLLALLSITMAGSLARANAYKNAMAGVANLAAAIVFVVTTDVAWPAAAAIAIGSFVGGSLGARYGRRIPQTAYRVVIVTVGLAALAYFVLT; encoded by the coding sequence ATGAACCCACTGGAGTTCCTGCTGCTCGTGGCCGGCGGCGCGGTGGCCGGCTCGATCAACGCGGTCGTAGGATCGGGCTCGCTCGTGACGTTCCCGCTGCTGATCGCGTTCGGGTACCCGCCCGTGCTGGCGAACGTCACGAACAACGTCGGCGTGCTGCCCGCGTCGCTCGCGGCGACGCACGCGAACCGGCACGAGTTCGCCGGCGAATGGCGGAGGCTGGGCTCCCTCCTGTGCTTCTCGGCCGCGGGGGGCGTCACGGGCGCGCTGCTGCTGCTGCGCCTGCCGAGCGAGGCCTTCGACGCGATCGTGCCCGCGCTGATCGCACTCGCGCTGCTGCTCGTCGTGTCCGGGCCGTGGATCAAGCGTTGGACCACCCGCCTGCACGGAGAGGCCGGACACCGCGACCACCCGGGCGCGACCGCGGCCGTCGCCGGGCTCACGGCGATCTACGGCGGCTACTTCGGAGCCGCGCAGGGCGTGCTGCTGCTCGCGCTCCTCTCGATCACGATGGCGGGATCGCTCGCGAGGGCGAACGCCTACAAGAACGCCATGGCGGGCGTCGCGAACCTCGCCGCCGCGATCGTGTTCGTCGTGACGACCGACGTCGCCTGGCCGGCCGCGGCGGCCATCGCGATCGGATCGTTCGTCGGCGGCTCGCTCGGCGCGCGCTACGGGCGCCGGATCCCGCAGACCGCGTACCGCGTCGTGATCGTGACGGTCGGCCTCGCGGCGCTCGCGTACTTCGTGCTCACCTGA
- a CDS encoding MFS transporter, with the protein MSGGPGAAAPFNFRLALLLAMAMFVLVVDTSLMNVSISAVVHDLDTTVSGVQGAIALEALVSAAFILIGGKTGDLIGRKLAYVLGLLAYATGAIAMVFAQDLTAIIVFWAIIGGIGASLLLPAMQSLIHGNFEGAHQKRVYALVGASAAIAAAVGPLLGGFITTFLSWRVGFALEAVIIAVVLIGIGLVKDVPYHGERSIDLVGAVLSIVGMGGVVTGILVWQEGGGYVGLLIGIGLLGLGSLVFWLRSRKRRGKPTLLDPTLFDSKPFRTGASGQLLQQIALGGTMIVLPIYLQMVFEYNALQAGLSIAPLSLSMFVVALLAGRGLKQRPANIILWGFVLVVVGVAVIVPIVPIADSGWYLAVPLIIAGCGLGLLVSQLNNYTLSPISDERVSEAAGVNSAAGSFGLSFGLAFAGAIMLATLAFTFTASASASTVLSTDQQEQVATVLEEDAEIMTNTGLEQLLADETPAVQEEVLRINTDSRFIALQVALLVPILAGVLGILNGFRMRRLPDPAPNSSAEGSMLG; encoded by the coding sequence ATGAGTGGGGGACCGGGCGCGGCGGCGCCGTTCAACTTCCGCCTCGCGTTGCTCCTGGCGATGGCGATGTTCGTGCTCGTCGTCGACACGTCGCTGATGAACGTGTCGATCTCCGCGGTCGTCCACGACCTCGACACCACGGTGAGCGGGGTGCAGGGGGCGATCGCGCTCGAGGCGCTCGTGTCGGCGGCATTCATCCTCATCGGCGGCAAGACCGGCGATCTCATCGGTCGCAAGCTGGCGTACGTCCTCGGCCTGCTCGCGTACGCGACCGGCGCGATCGCGATGGTCTTCGCGCAGGACCTCACGGCGATCATCGTCTTCTGGGCGATCATCGGCGGCATCGGCGCCTCGCTGCTGCTGCCGGCGATGCAGTCGCTCATCCACGGCAACTTCGAGGGCGCGCACCAGAAGCGCGTGTACGCGCTCGTCGGGGCGTCCGCGGCGATCGCTGCGGCCGTCGGGCCGCTGCTCGGCGGGTTCATCACCACCTTTCTCTCGTGGCGGGTCGGGTTCGCGCTCGAGGCGGTGATCATCGCCGTCGTGCTCATCGGCATCGGGCTCGTGAAGGACGTGCCGTACCACGGTGAGCGGTCGATCGACCTCGTCGGCGCGGTGCTGTCGATCGTCGGCATGGGCGGCGTCGTGACCGGCATCCTCGTCTGGCAGGAGGGCGGCGGCTACGTCGGCCTGCTGATCGGCATCGGCCTGCTCGGGCTCGGTTCGCTCGTGTTCTGGCTGCGCAGTCGCAAGCGGCGCGGCAAGCCGACGCTGCTCGACCCGACGCTGTTCGATTCGAAGCCGTTCCGCACCGGGGCGAGCGGCCAGCTGCTGCAGCAGATCGCGCTCGGCGGCACCATGATCGTGCTGCCGATCTACCTGCAGATGGTCTTCGAGTACAACGCCCTGCAGGCCGGCCTCTCGATCGCGCCGTTGTCGCTCAGCATGTTCGTCGTGGCGCTGCTCGCCGGCCGCGGGCTCAAGCAGCGACCGGCGAACATCATCCTCTGGGGGTTCGTGCTGGTCGTGGTCGGCGTCGCCGTGATCGTGCCGATCGTGCCGATCGCCGACAGCGGCTGGTATCTCGCCGTGCCGCTCATCATCGCCGGCTGCGGTCTCGGCCTGCTCGTCTCGCAGTTGAACAACTACACGCTCTCGCCGATCTCCGACGAGCGGGTGAGCGAGGCGGCCGGCGTGAACTCGGCGGCGGGCTCGTTCGGCCTGTCGTTCGGCCTCGCGTTCGCGGGCGCGATCATGCTCGCGACGCTCGCGTTCACCTTCACCGCGAGCGCCTCGGCGAGCACCGTGCTGAGCACTGACCAGCAGGAGCAGGTCGCCACGGTGCTCGAGGAGGACGCCGAGATCATGACCAACACGGGCCTCGAGCAGCTCCTCGCCGACGAGACGCCCGCGGTGCAGGAGGAGGTCCTGCGCATCAACACGGACTCCCGGTTCATCGCCCTGCAGGTCGCGCTGCTCGTGCCGATCCTCGCGGGAGTGCTCGGCATCCTGAACGGGTTCCGGATGCGGCGGCTCCCCGATCCCGCGCCGAACTCGTCGGCCGAGGGGTCGATGCTCGGCTGA